From a single Ignavibacteria bacterium genomic region:
- a CDS encoding saccharopine dehydrogenase translates to MKNVTVLGAGMIGSVMAKDLAGKYKVTSVDLFEENLLPLEYLGIHTIAMDLRDTEELKKVIRNADLVIGAVPGFIGFNTLKTVISEGKNAADISFFSEDPFLLDSLAKDNNVTAIVDCGVAPGMGNIILGHYASKYKVESYKCMVGGLPSERTFPYQYKAPFSPVDVIEEYTRPARIVEGGKLVIKEALSEPEFVDVKGIGTLEAFNTDGLRTLIRTMDIPDMAEKTLRYPGHLEVIKALRDTGFFSRNFIDLGSHKVRPIDLTTKLLFPIWKQEPGEKEFTVMKILISAAAREGKKEITALLYDEGDPGQKVSSMARTTGYTCTAAADLILEGEISAMGIIPPEALGKEERIYTKILQYLGKRNVHYKFSEQLVSPGIAV, encoded by the coding sequence ATGAAAAATGTTACTGTGCTTGGAGCCGGTATGATTGGAAGCGTGATGGCAAAGGACCTGGCAGGAAAGTATAAGGTTACCTCAGTCGACCTCTTTGAAGAAAATCTCCTACCGCTGGAATACCTCGGCATTCATACAATTGCCATGGACTTAAGGGATACTGAGGAGCTGAAGAAGGTAATAAGGAATGCCGACCTCGTAATAGGCGCAGTGCCAGGCTTTATAGGTTTTAACACATTAAAGACGGTTATTTCAGAAGGCAAAAACGCTGCCGACATATCTTTTTTCAGTGAGGATCCTTTTCTTCTGGATTCACTGGCAAAGGACAATAATGTTACGGCTATTGTTGACTGCGGCGTTGCGCCGGGAATGGGTAACATAATACTCGGCCATTACGCCTCGAAGTATAAAGTGGAAAGCTATAAATGCATGGTCGGCGGGCTCCCTTCGGAAAGGACATTCCCCTACCAGTACAAGGCTCCTTTTTCCCCGGTCGATGTCATAGAGGAATATACACGCCCGGCAAGAATAGTTGAAGGGGGAAAACTTGTGATAAAGGAGGCTCTTTCGGAGCCTGAATTTGTGGACGTAAAAGGCATCGGCACTCTTGAAGCCTTTAATACAGACGGCCTGCGCACGCTGATAAGAACAATGGACATCCCCGATATGGCGGAAAAGACGCTCAGGTACCCGGGGCACCTTGAAGTAATTAAAGCCCTGAGGGACACCGGATTTTTCAGCCGTAATTTTATAGACCTGGGAAGCCATAAAGTAAGGCCCATTGACCTTACAACAAAGCTCCTTTTCCCGATCTGGAAACAGGAGCCGGGGGAAAAGGAATTTACCGTAATGAAAATACTTATCTCGGCCGCAGCGCGCGAGGGGAAAAAAGAAATTACAGCTTTGCTTTATGACGAGGGGGACCCGGGGCAGAAAGTCTCATCTATGGCACGCACTACAGGCTACACCTGCACGGCTGCAGCAGACCTTATACTTGAGGGTGAAATTTCTGCAATGGGAATTATACCTCCCGAGGCGCTTGGCAAGGAGGAAAGGATCTATACAAAAATTCTTCAGTACCTTGGAAAAAGAAACGTGCACTATAAGTTTTCCGAGCAGCTGGTGAGCCCGGGCATTGCGGTTTAG
- a CDS encoding thioesterase, with translation MYFNGKNLADKRLICFPYAGGSSHIFRRWHEALHQHVEVVAVELPGRGRRYTERLYSKLPELVEDLKEKILPYLDKPYYFFGHSMGALIAFEMTQALRKSYLPEPDHIFVSAHPAPNFHKREPSMHNLPEDKFITKLKEMNGMPGEVLKNRELMELMMPILRADFSVCETYTYKPVPKTDCPITVFGGLADDGISLEELEGWAEMTNSSFELNLLPGDHFYITKSEEMLLKILSEKLAHYSVGVSLK, from the coding sequence ATGTACTTTAACGGAAAGAACCTTGCAGACAAAAGGCTGATCTGTTTTCCGTATGCCGGCGGGAGCTCTCACATTTTCAGAAGGTGGCATGAGGCTCTTCATCAGCATGTGGAGGTTGTTGCCGTTGAACTTCCCGGCAGGGGAAGGCGCTATACGGAAAGGCTTTACAGCAAGCTTCCGGAACTTGTTGAGGATCTGAAGGAAAAAATTCTGCCGTACCTGGACAAGCCATATTATTTCTTCGGCCACAGCATGGGGGCTCTCATAGCATTTGAAATGACACAGGCACTGAGGAAAAGCTACCTGCCTGAGCCCGATCACATTTTTGTCTCGGCCCACCCGGCTCCAAACTTTCATAAAAGAGAACCATCAATGCATAATCTGCCTGAGGATAAATTTATTACGAAACTCAAAGAGATGAACGGCATGCCCGGGGAGGTTCTGAAAAACAGGGAACTGATGGAGCTCATGATGCCGATTTTAAGAGCAGATTTTTCTGTCTGCGAAACATATACGTATAAACCCGTCCCTAAAACCGACTGTCCTATTACTGTTTTCGGGGGGCTGGCTGATGACGGCATTAGTCTGGAGGAGCTTGAAGGCTGGGCAGAGATGACAAACTCATCATTTGAGCTGAATCTTCTGCCCGGCGATCATTTTTATATTACTAAATCTGAAGAGATGCTTTTGAAAATCCTTTCTGAAAAGCTGGCCCATTACAGCGTGGGTGTCAGCCTTAAATAG